The DNA segment TCCATGATAACGGAGATACCCATGAGTATAAAGACGATCAGAATCCGATTGTTTTTGGGTTTCACAGAAGACGATATACTATCCACGTAATCCCTAATGTTCATGAATATTATCGTTGTATGATGTTATTGAATTTAAAGAATTGTAAATTATATCAACCAACAGATTCAAGGAACCTTTACTGGGTACTAGACGGTGCGTCAAGTAAATAGATAAAGAATTTTTAACAAAGAAGGTTTTTTCGTACAATATGGTATATGGAATAAATCTTGATCGAATTCAAATATCATTACTTATTTGTAACTAAAAATTTTATCTTTGATTGAATACATCCGTGGGGATTAGTGCCGATATCGGTATTTTAAATAGGATTCTACCAGTATGGAAGAAAAGGTTTTACTTAAGCCTTTGTTTTAATATTGTTTTAACATATTGATGCCAAAAAAATTACGGACTATTTGTAAATAATACTCCATCGTCAAGATTGATAAATGGTTCTTCAGGATGACTACCTTTTTTGTTTGTGAATTGTTGGCAACTTTCTGCCGTATTAAATCCAGCGTCTTGGGGCGAGAATGGAGCAAACACAATGCATACCGAGTATGGAGCACCATCCTTGAATAGACCAGGGAGAGCCTCTATTTGATCTAGCACATAAGTATCAATATTATCATTCACACTTGTTTGCATATTTTGAAAAGACGAATCCGAAGCGGGGACAATGCAGAATGCTCGAGGATCATTAACTGAATCAAGTGTGACGGCTCCTTCATATACACAATAACTGAAGGTCCCTTCTAAATTCTCTCTCCATTGAACCGTGGGCGTAATCTCTAGTCCACCTCCAGACTGCGACTGGGCAGGGCTCACTGAAAGAGGATACGCATACAATATAGATGTTATAGATAATACACATAGCAACAATGAAATGTTTTTCATTATCATTTTAAAGTAAAGAACATATTTAAGAATTCCCTATATAGTAGTTCGGTATATTAGATTCGCTTAAGAGATATGTTTAGTAATACTATTAGATACCATACCAGATTTTTCCTAACATCTTTGTGCAGTAAAGAGAATTATCCTTGAATTGGTTAATCCTATAATGTAGAAAATAAGAATATCAAAATAGTAGATGATAATTTGGAGAATAATGATTTGAGTTATTCAAAAAAATAATGGTGTTGTTTAAATAAAGAGGTAATAAACCCAAAAGGGTTATTTGCACAGATTTGGGGCTTCTACACAGATAAGATGCTGAGTTCCAAAGATGGGAGTAGTTCCAAAGTGATTATTGGTCGAATTACCATCAACAGTAATGGCTATCGCACTTTCATCTAGTAACTCTATTTGTGTAGGCACATTTGAAACTGGTCCGTCTTTAAGCGTTACTGTTGTTGTTCCATTGAGCATTGTAGAGTTCGAACTGCTATCAACAATCGGGCTACCCGATAACTTTAGGTCATATATCGAGTGAATATGTTCTGCTGTACCGTCTATTTTAGTCATATAGAAAGAAGCGTTAAAAGTAGGAGAGGAGGAATTAAATTCGGTAAATTTATACACTCCGCCTAATACCCAGGCAGGCTCTGTTGTATTGCCGTCATTTGAAGTACTTGTGATACCTCCTTTTAATACATTTGAGTCCGTATTTGAAGGATTTTGAGCAAAAACCTGATTCAAATTAACAGTCACTACTATCAAAGAAACAGAAACTGCTAACAAAAAGATGGTCTGAATCGATCTATTGGTGATTTTCATCATAATTTATCTAGAAGCCTAGTATATAAATTTCATTAATATAAAATAGTTTGTTTTGGTCTAATATCGACCTTTGACAATTAACGAATATACCGAAGAATATGCTTGATTAACTCGAGGCAAGTCTCAATATTACATCTAATCAGATGAATTTGAAATTGAATTTTTGTATCAATTATTGTTTAATTTATTAGTTACAGTTCTCATCCGTGGGGATGTGATTCAAGATTGAATATAATCACATGGCATAGTAGTATAAGACTGATAAAATGATTGATGGATTTTGGACGGTAAGTCACCTATGAACAATTTATTCAGTATCTAGTAATAATATAGAAAAATTTGATGATTTCGTTTTGATGGTTATCTCAGATTATAGTGGAGTAAGCACACCGTATTTTTTGAAATAAGATAAAAATGGAGCAATTATTATTATTGTCTTCTGAACCATCAATATTTTCCTACGAGTTGGTGTTATTCTGTTCATTGTCATTACTCTCATCCTCGATATTGTTTTCTTCAGACTGTTCACTAAAGTCATTATTCTGTACATTCTCAACCACATTGTCACCTTCCAAAGTTTCAGAAGATGACAATTGTTCTGTAAATTCTTATTGAGGAGGAATATTTTCGTTAACGCCGTTTGGATTCTGTTGTGTTAATGGTTGAGACTGCTCAATAACACCTGAGGGCAGGCGTTCCTTAAATGGAGACTTTGTCGGTGGAGGGTTTGGATCCTGTTCAAACATCTGGATGTAACGCTCACCACAGTTTTGACTTACTCCTCCTGGACCTATTTCACAATCAGTGCAGTATGTTACTAAAGTTCCTGCAGGGTTGCTAGGACCTCGATTTATAATATGGTCTTGACAGCAAGTTCTTTCCAATGTTCCTGTTCTGTAACATTTTACATTACCGGAAGGCTCAGCATGTGCCAAAAATGCATATGTAGTATAATAACTGACGAACACGGAAACAAATAGTAATAACATTGATGCAAAGATAAAAGGTTTGGTTAACAAGAAAAATATCTATTAGATAAATACTATCAAGGATTACTTATTTGGGTTATTATAATGTCATAAGTATGCACTTGGATCAAATATATTGATTTTTATCTAGAAAATTTGGAAAAATCTCTACACTTCATAGTCATATGTATCCTTACAATTCTTCTCATACCTGTTCCTGGATCTGCATTAGCATCTAGTAAGGAATGGGGGCAGAGATAGTGTTGTATACTTTATACTTACTATTTTGTAATATGTTTTGATAGACAAGAAAAGAAAAATATGAGTTGGATTAAGATCACTGATATGTCTTTCGATTGACGACAAAGGAGAAAACGAATTTGCAAATGAGGCATCAAACATAGTGGGAAAATCCGAAAATAGTCCAGAGGAAGAGGACAAAAAGGCTCCTGTAAGTAGATAGAAAATTCTGTATCACTTTTCCATTATTTTTGATTTGACCTGGATATATTAGTCATCTACTGGCGAATTGCCAAAGCCCATGGATGCTGAAGTTTATACTCCTTTGGCCAAGGCATTTCTAAACTCTTCCAAGAGAGTCCCGAATCTTTCGAAACAAAGATTCCCCGATTATTTAAGCAATAAAATTCATCTTCAACATGTGGAGTGGAATCGAGAATCGAAATAAACGTTCCTTTTGACTCAGGCAAACCATTACGAACTGATTCCCATTTTGAACTTTGATCATCTTCCTCTTCAAAAGAACGTCTATAAATGAAGGATTCTAGATCTGAAATATCATGAGATTTCCAAGCATTATTTGCTGCTGATACTATCATATTTTTAGGATTACCGGAATTTAATGCAATACTAAACAGATATGTGTGATCTTTTAATCCCTCATTGATGTTATTCCAGGTATTTCCATAATCTTTACTTTCAAAATAGCCGTCTCCGGCAGCAGAATAGAGTATTCCCGGGGCTTTATTGTTAGTTATTAGTTTATGAGTATCATAAGGACCACTTTCTACCCTGTCCATCCAGGTCTTTCCACCGTCAAAAGTTCTGATTAGTGCTCCTGCTTCTATCGCAGCAAATACACAATTTTCATTACTTGTATCTGGCTCAATCCAACGTACATGGTGAGTGGAAGGTCGAGGAGGAAATGACCACGTAGTATGTGAAGGTAACTCATTAAAATTTTCTATTTTTTCCCATATTGCCCCCCCATCAATTGAGGAAAGAATCGTACTAGGCTCGGTTCCAACAAATACTCTTCCAAATCCAGATTTTCCCCTCTCAATCGCACTGACTGAAACAGAAGTTATATGGGAACCAATATTGTCCAAGAAGGTTTTCTCCCATGTTAAACCATTATTATCGGTTTTCCAAAGACCAGAGTTAAATGTTCCGCAATATGCCCTACTATAATTGTGAGGATCAATAGCAAGAGAATTAATATTATATTGTTTCAAGTGCTCATGGATTTTCCATCCATCTATTGTAGAATCCAAAACCAAAAGCGAATTTTGTAAGGCTGCCAAAATAGTAGTCATTATAATGCCATACTATTGAATGAAATTATTTAAGTAATCTCACGAAAATTATCATGTCGTCCCTTTTTTGATATAGAAACGTTAGATTTCTATTTAACCGTGATAAATGAGTCAGGTTTATCGCGGGCCGTGGGGATACGGTTCAAGGTTGGATATAATCTCAGCAAAAGTGATGACTTCTCGGGTTCAAGAAATTTAAAGACATAGATAGTTATACCTTTTTTGTATAAAAATTCCTATATGTCATCGATTAATGACAGCGGAGAAAATGAATTTGCATATGAGGAATCAAATATAGTAGGAATATCCGAAAATACTCCAGAAGAAAAGAACAAAAGAATATTAAAATCAATCAAAAAGGAAATCTTAGAAAAAGAAGAGGATAAACCTAACGTATAATATTGTAAAATGAGTGAAAAATAACATTGAGAATCTGGAGTTATTTTCCTGTTTGTATGAGTTAATTGCATAAAATAAACATCATCAATTAGGCTTGATGCTTGGTTCAGATGACAGTGCTGGTGACATAGTTAACGAAATTTTTAAGAAGGTAACTGATAATCAATAGATTTGTATTCGCAGTTCAAGATTTTTCTAAATGTTAAATCACTAATTAAACACATCCGTTGGATACGATTCAAGTAGATAATTCAAGGTTAATTTTACACGAGCGTCTGCATAAATTCCACTCCATCCTGAGTCATAACATCATTGCTAGATAAGCGATCAATGAGTTTGGGCGTGTGGGGATTAAGTTCCTTGTGGTAGAGGGATTCTATTGCAACTATAAAATGAAGGACAAGAAAAAGTAAACTGGTAAAAAAGGTAAGTTACTCTTTTTATCTCTCTTAACCATAACTCATCTACATACCAATCACCGGATACATGAATTCAAATCCAAATCTCCCATCCACATAAGATTCCCAAGTTGAGAATCTGTCGTCCTGTTTTCAGCTAATATAATTTCAGAAATATTGTCATCAGAAAAGGTTTCTGTCAAACTACTAAATTCATTGTTGCTGCGGCTGTCAATTGAGAGGTTACCTAGAGTATCAGTTATTTTAAATACCGGACGCAATCCCCCTCCTTCGCCAAATAAATCCCTATTGGGCAACGAAAAACCATTATTGCCGTATTTGTATAATAAAGCCTGGATATCGTTTTCTGAAGGTTGAAGTTTGCCTGTGGTTTCGGAATTCGCACACGTTTGCTTTTCTTCACCATTCGGATACCAATCATAGCTACACATTAAATCATAATCAATATTGAATGTATGTCCCAATCCCAATGTGTGCGCAAACTCATGTATCGCTGTGGAATAAACATCCTCTTGCGGTAGATCTAAGATTTGAAATCCATCAGAACACGATGTTAAAATTGTAGCCACCACAGGTTTATTAACTGCTTCTGGATGCGGAGAAGCAAATCCTAACATATCATCACAGTAGTTATAGTCTGGTGGCGTACTGACTAGTTCGAGTATTATTGTATTAGGATTTGAAGGCTGAACCGTTTCAAGATTTCCTATCTCGGATCTAACGTTGAAATTCCATGCTTGTGAATTGTTACTATATTGTTTTAGTAGGTTAGACCACTCGTATACAGCTTCGGTTACAATATTGACATATTTTGAAGACTGATTTTGGGTACCTTCATTTACTAGGACTACAACATCAATATTGTCACTTCTCCATTCATCAAGTGAAAGTTCGATATATTTTGCTTCATTAAAAGTAAAATTACTGGGTCGGTATTCATCGATACTAATTGATGATTTAGGCTCTGCAAAATCTATGCTGTTTTACATTGTATCAAATATAGGAATATACTTATCATATTGTTGAGGATTAGCTATTAATGATATCCAATACATTTTATCACTAATAGGAATTGCATACATAGTTACTCGCAAAGGTACCTGTTGATTTTGATCAAATGTCTTGAATGTTGCTTTATATGTATCAAAGCCATCGATCAAATCCGAATATTTTGATTCAACTAATTCAAATGATGGATTATCACTTTCCATTTTCAAATAATCTTCAACAAAGGTTTTAGAATCATCTCTTGTCAGAATATCATAATTTTTCGCTACACCTATTTGTAAGTATTCTTGTTGGTCGTCTAAGCCACTAATAATCGGTGACATAATTTCCAGAAGAATTGTACCTTCATTACTATCAGCACTGAAACTAGATTCTTTAGTATAATCTATGAGTTCATAGGTTTCTGGATATGTCAAAAAATTGATACCTGTATCAGGATTAGAGTAATTTAAGAAATTTCTCCCAGGGTCTTGTCCAGGGGGAGCTGAAGGAGTAATAGGAATAGACTTTTCAATCACCTTATCGATTTTAAAAGAGTTGATAGACTGCTTTGCTATAGGAAAATATGCATCATAGTCGGACTTTTCGCCTTGGAAATTAATAAAATAGCCTTGACTATTATTTACAACTGTCCCTATTTCATAAGCTTTAATCTCAATGTCATCAATACCCTCATCTTCGTAAGTATAAGTATAAACTATCTCATAAGCAGGTAATCCGGACAGAAAGGAAGTATTTTGATTGACTATTTCAAAGTTTTTGGATGACTTATAAGCATCTATTGTTTCATTCAGATATTCATCTATATCCGCATCATAGGGTATTTCATCGTAATAAATATCCATGCCATCATACCATTTATCTCGACTATCCTCCAATGGTGAAGAAAAGCTAACAACATCTATTGCTCTGATATCTGGATTGAGTTTTGGATCTATCTTTTCCCAATTATTAGGATATTGAATTTCGATACCGTAAGTGGTATTTCTATAAGATGATATCGGAGTATTGCTGCCAAATAATTCATCTTCCTGTGCACTAATACTTTTGTTAATTAAGGTATTTGAAATAACAAAACTAAAACAAGCAAGAATGGAAATGAAGATATATAATATTTCTTTATTTTTCATTTTCGACCTTAGCGATGGACATTTTATATATTTTACTACT comes from the Candidatus Nitrosocosmicus arcticus genome and includes:
- a CDS encoding glycosyl hydrolase produces the protein MTTILAALQNSLLVLDSTIDGWKIHEHLKQYNINSLAIDPHNYSRAYCGTFNSGLWKTDNNGLTWEKTFLDNIGSHITSVSVSAIERGKSGFGRVFVGTEPSTILSSIDGGAIWEKIENFNELPSHTTWSFPPRPSTHHVRWIEPDTSNENCVFAAIEAGALIRTFDGGKTWMDRVESGPYDTHKLITNNKAPGILYSAAGDGYFESKDYGNTWNNINEGLKDHTYLFSIALNSGNPKNMIVSAANNAWKSHDISDLESFIYRRSFEEEDDQSSKWESVRNGLPESKGTFISILDSTPHVEDEFYCLNNRGIFVSKDSGLSWKSLEMPWPKEYKLQHPWALAIRQ